A stretch of the Streptomyces sp. NBC_01428 genome encodes the following:
- a CDS encoding Crp/Fnr family transcriptional regulator, translating into MPTALRLLPALSPEHRERLMGVAREVSFPADGPIFEAGGTADRFWVVRSGTVSLYQRVIAERRITVAQLGPGDLLGWSWLFRPHTWDFGAEAFSPVRAYEFDATEVRALCDQDPTLELSLTRTIGAILANRLETTRAALIEHYARHGGSG; encoded by the coding sequence ATGCCCACTGCTCTCCGGCTCCTGCCCGCCCTCTCCCCCGAGCACCGCGAACGGCTCATGGGGGTGGCGCGCGAGGTCTCCTTCCCCGCCGACGGTCCGATCTTCGAGGCGGGCGGCACCGCCGACCGCTTCTGGGTGGTCCGCTCCGGGACGGTGTCCCTGTACCAGCGGGTCATCGCCGAACGCCGCATCACCGTCGCGCAGCTAGGCCCCGGAGACCTGCTGGGCTGGTCCTGGCTGTTCCGCCCGCACACCTGGGACTTCGGAGCGGAGGCGTTCAGCCCCGTCCGCGCCTACGAGTTCGACGCCACCGAGGTACGGGCCCTGTGCGACCAGGACCCGACCCTGGAGCTGTCGCTGACCCGGACCATCGGCGCCATCCTGGCGAACCGCCTGGAGACCACCCGGGCGGCCCTCATCGAGCACTACGCGCGCCACGGCGGCAGCGGCTAG
- a CDS encoding N-formylglutamate amidohydrolase has product MDDTLDSAASPDSFELLPGAVHSPVILHVPHSAREIPTPVRAGIVLGDAALEGELDHITDAHTDELAAAVAEGAGLTPWRFVNRLSRLVVDPERFPDDREEMLAAGMGAVYTRTTHRAPLRPADTDPGPLVDRYFHPYAQAMTDAVAGRLAATGRAVVVDIHSYPTARLPYELHGDGPRPAVCLGTDSFHTPPELVALAEKAFAGLGGVGIDSPFSGAYVPLRYYEREPAVTALMVEIRRDTYMTEPGGRLRPGFARLVAALTMLVDTAGG; this is encoded by the coding sequence ATGGACGACACTCTCGACTCCGCGGCCTCCCCCGACTCCTTCGAGCTGCTGCCCGGCGCGGTCCACTCGCCCGTGATCCTGCACGTGCCGCACTCCGCCCGGGAGATCCCGACGCCGGTCCGCGCCGGGATCGTTCTCGGCGACGCGGCGCTGGAGGGCGAGCTGGACCACATCACGGACGCGCACACCGACGAGCTGGCGGCGGCCGTGGCCGAGGGGGCCGGGCTCACCCCCTGGCGTTTCGTGAACCGGCTCTCCCGGCTCGTGGTCGACCCGGAGCGGTTCCCGGACGACCGGGAGGAGATGCTGGCGGCCGGGATGGGGGCCGTCTACACCCGGACCACGCACCGGGCGCCGCTGCGACCGGCCGACACCGATCCGGGGCCACTGGTCGACCGCTACTTCCACCCGTACGCGCAGGCGATGACCGACGCGGTCGCCGGCCGGCTCGCCGCCACCGGGCGGGCCGTGGTCGTCGACATCCACTCCTACCCGACGGCCCGGCTGCCCTACGAGCTGCACGGCGACGGGCCGCGGCCGGCGGTCTGCCTGGGGACCGACTCCTTCCACACCCCGCCCGAGCTGGTCGCGCTCGCGGAGAAGGCGTTCGCGGGCCTGGGCGGGGTCGGGATCGACAGCCCCTTCTCGGGCGCCTACGTGCCCCTGCGGTACTACGAACGGGAACCGGCGGTCACGGCCCTGATGGTGGAGATCCGCAGGGACACGTACATGACCGAGCCGGGCGGCCGGCTGCGCCCCGGATTCGCGCGGCTGGTCGCGGCACTGACCATGCTCGTCGACACCGCGGGCGGGTAG
- a CDS encoding DUF4032 domain-containing protein, protein MALQISATNPEHPALLLELPWQLPLEEWPEHHLVPLPRGISRHVVRYARAGDEVVAVKELAERPAVREYELLLGLDRLRIPAVDPLAVVTGRTDAAGEPLESVLITRHLGGSLPYRSMFETTMRPATMHRLMDALAVLLVRLHLAGFAWGDCSLSNTLFRRDAGAYAAYLVDAETGDLHPQLSSGQREYDLDLARVNISGELLDLEAAGALHPSVDPIEFGTEICARYRGLWEELTRTSVYPAGKYHYIDRRIRRLNDLGFDVAEMQIAHSSGGDTVTFVPKVVDAGHHQRQLLRLTGLDTEENQARRLLNDLESWMATQDDYAPAGSGHRTGGAPAGSARPEVLAHRWVRDVFRPTVRAVPAELRGSMDPAELYHEILEHRWFLSERAQHDIGLDTAVEDYVGTILPKVREPLSPQVDEPEPPGAHPVPEQR, encoded by the coding sequence ATGGCTCTGCAGATCAGCGCCACCAACCCGGAGCACCCCGCGCTCCTGCTCGAACTGCCGTGGCAGCTGCCCCTGGAGGAGTGGCCCGAACACCATCTGGTGCCGCTGCCGCGCGGCATCTCCCGGCACGTGGTGCGCTACGCGCGGGCCGGTGACGAGGTGGTGGCCGTCAAGGAACTCGCCGAGCGGCCCGCGGTGCGCGAGTACGAACTGCTCCTCGGTCTGGACCGGTTGAGGATCCCCGCCGTCGACCCGCTCGCCGTGGTCACCGGGCGTACCGACGCCGCCGGTGAGCCGCTGGAGTCCGTGCTGATCACCCGGCACCTGGGCGGCTCGCTGCCGTACCGGTCGATGTTCGAGACGACCATGCGGCCCGCCACCATGCACCGGCTGATGGACGCGCTGGCCGTCCTGCTGGTGCGGCTGCACCTGGCCGGCTTCGCCTGGGGCGACTGCTCGCTGTCGAACACCCTGTTCCGGCGCGATGCCGGCGCCTACGCCGCGTATCTCGTGGACGCCGAGACCGGCGATCTGCATCCCCAGCTCAGCAGCGGGCAGCGGGAGTACGACCTCGATCTCGCCCGGGTCAACATCAGCGGCGAACTGCTCGACCTGGAGGCGGCCGGCGCGCTGCACCCCTCGGTGGACCCGATCGAGTTCGGCACGGAGATCTGCGCGCGCTACCGGGGCCTGTGGGAGGAACTGACCCGCACCTCCGTCTATCCGGCGGGCAAGTACCACTACATCGACCGCCGTATCCGCCGGCTGAACGATCTCGGGTTCGACGTCGCCGAGATGCAGATCGCGCACTCCTCGGGCGGCGACACGGTCACGTTCGTTCCCAAGGTCGTCGACGCCGGACATCACCAGCGCCAGCTGCTGCGGCTGACCGGTCTCGACACCGAGGAGAACCAGGCCCGGCGGCTCCTGAACGACCTGGAGAGCTGGATGGCCACCCAGGACGACTACGCGCCCGCGGGCTCCGGTCACCGCACGGGCGGCGCGCCCGCGGGGTCCGCCCGGCCGGAGGTCCTCGCCCACCGCTGGGTCCGGGACGTCTTCCGGCCGACGGTCCGGGCCGTGCCGGCCGAACTGCGGGGATCCATGGACCCGGCCGAGCTGTACCACGAGATCCTCGAGCACCGCTGGTTCCTGTCCGAGCGCGCCCAGCACGACATCGGCCTGGACACGGCGGTCGAGGACTACGTCGGCACCATCCTCCCGAAGGTCCGGGAGCCCCTGTCGCCCCAGGTGGACGAGCCCGAGCCGCCCGGTGCCCACCCGGTTCCTGAGCAAAGGTGA
- a CDS encoding FAD-dependent oxidoreductase — protein MTQAASPARTVILTVDDDPGVSRAVARDLRRRYGEEHRIVRAESGDAALDALRELKLRGDQVAVILADYRMPQMDGIEFLEQAIDVFPGARRVLLTAYADTNAAIDAINVIDLDHYLLKPWDPPEEKLYPVVDDLLDAWRVSDYKPVGACKVVGHRWSARSSGVREFLARNQVPYRWYSSDTPEGERLLRAAGQDGQRLPLVITPEGTPLVEPDDHDIAAHVGLATTPTSEFYDLVVIGGGPAGLGAAVYGASEGLRTVLVERSATGGQAGQSSRIENYLGFPDGVSGAQLTDRARRQAAKFGAEILTAREVTGLEVTGASRTIRFSDGSSISAHAVILATGVSYRQLDAPGLDDLTGCGVFYGSALTEAAACQGHDVYIVGGANSAGQAAMYLARGAKSVTILVRGASLAASMSHYLIEQIENAPNITVRPGTVVESAHGGDHLEQLTLRDVESGHTELVDAQWLFVFIGAAPLTGWLDGTVLRDGRGFIMAGPDMTPDGQPPRGWELDRPPYHLETNVPGVFVAGDARAESAKRVASAVGEGAMAVMLVHRYLEQS, from the coding sequence ATGACCCAGGCCGCCAGTCCAGCGCGGACCGTCATTCTGACCGTCGATGACGATCCCGGGGTGTCGCGCGCCGTCGCCCGTGACCTCAGGCGGCGGTACGGCGAGGAGCACCGCATCGTGCGCGCCGAGTCCGGGGACGCTGCCCTCGACGCCTTGCGCGAGCTGAAGCTGCGCGGGGACCAGGTGGCCGTGATCCTCGCCGACTACCGGATGCCGCAGATGGACGGCATCGAGTTCCTCGAACAGGCGATCGATGTCTTTCCGGGAGCCCGTCGTGTGCTGCTGACCGCGTACGCGGACACGAACGCGGCGATCGACGCGATCAACGTCATCGACCTCGACCACTACCTGCTCAAGCCCTGGGACCCGCCGGAGGAGAAGCTCTACCCGGTGGTCGACGACCTCCTGGACGCCTGGCGGGTCAGCGACTACAAGCCCGTGGGGGCCTGCAAGGTCGTCGGGCACCGCTGGTCGGCCCGCTCCTCGGGCGTCCGTGAGTTCCTGGCCCGGAACCAGGTGCCGTACCGCTGGTACTCCTCCGACACACCGGAGGGCGAGCGCCTGCTCAGGGCCGCCGGACAGGACGGGCAGCGGCTGCCCCTGGTGATCACCCCGGAGGGCACGCCCCTCGTCGAGCCGGACGACCATGACATCGCGGCGCACGTCGGGCTGGCCACGACACCCACCTCGGAGTTCTACGACCTCGTCGTGATCGGCGGCGGTCCGGCGGGACTCGGCGCCGCCGTGTACGGGGCGTCGGAGGGCCTGCGGACCGTGCTCGTGGAGCGGTCCGCGACCGGCGGGCAGGCGGGCCAGAGCTCCCGGATCGAGAACTATCTCGGCTTCCCCGACGGCGTCTCCGGGGCCCAGCTCACCGACCGGGCGCGGCGGCAGGCGGCCAAGTTCGGCGCCGAGATCCTCACCGCGCGCGAGGTGACCGGACTGGAGGTGACCGGCGCGTCGCGGACCATCCGCTTCTCCGACGGCTCCTCGATCTCGGCGCACGCGGTGATCCTCGCGACCGGCGTGTCGTACCGGCAGCTGGACGCGCCCGGCCTGGACGACCTCACGGGCTGCGGAGTGTTCTACGGCTCGGCGCTCACCGAGGCGGCCGCCTGCCAGGGCCACGACGTGTACATCGTGGGCGGCGCGAACTCCGCCGGCCAGGCCGCGATGTACCTGGCGCGCGGCGCGAAGTCCGTGACCATCCTGGTGCGCGGTGCGTCGCTGGCCGCGTCGATGTCGCACTACCTGATCGAGCAGATCGAGAACGCGCCCAACATCACGGTCCGTCCCGGCACGGTCGTCGAGTCGGCGCACGGCGGCGACCACCTGGAACAGCTGACGCTGCGCGACGTGGAGAGCGGCCACACCGAACTCGTCGACGCGCAATGGCTGTTCGTGTTCATCGGCGCGGCGCCGCTCACCGGCTGGCTGGACGGAACGGTGCTGCGGGACGGCCGCGGATTCATCATGGCGGGACCGGACATGACGCCCGACGGCCAGCCACCGCGCGGCTGGGAACTGGACCGGCCGCCGTACCACCTGGAGACCAACGTGCCCGGCGTGTTCGTGGCCGGCGACGCCCGCGCGGAGTCGGCGAAGCGGGTCGCGTCCGCGGTCGGAGAGGGAGCCATGGCCGTCATGCTCGTCCACCGTTATCTGGAGCAGTCGTGA
- a CDS encoding ATP-binding protein yields the protein MSGQQTPCDVAELGTLFLFEKLDDDQLDRLCREGRVELFEPGPVYTEGDPATCFYVLLEGTVVMSRRVGGDDVEISRTSQRGVYAGAMQAYLNGRNEEVYKGSVRVTEPSRFFVLPAEKFAAILRDWFPMAVHLLEGMFFGSQNTQRTIGQRERLLALGSLSAGLTHELNNPAAAAVRATSALRDRVAHMRQKLGVIASGPYARDTLETLVEIQERTAEQVAKATPLTPMEASDREDALGDWLDDHDIAGGWQLAPTFVQAGLDTDWLDQVAAAVDGPTLEGAVRWLNYTVETELLMNEIEDSTTRISHLVDAAKQYSQMDRAPYQVADVHELLDSTLMMLAGKMGSGIKVAKEYDRSLPRIPAYPGELNQVWTNLIDNAVSAMDGEGKLTVRTARDGDHVLVEFHDTGSGVPDEIRDRIFDPFFTTKPVGEGTGLGLDISWRIVANKHHGSLAVQSTPGDTRFQVRLPLTGSDTPAAPGTPDTSEEST from the coding sequence GTGAGCGGGCAACAGACGCCGTGCGACGTCGCGGAACTCGGCACGCTCTTCCTGTTCGAGAAGCTCGACGACGACCAGCTCGACCGGCTGTGCCGGGAAGGCCGCGTCGAGCTGTTCGAACCCGGACCGGTCTACACCGAGGGCGACCCGGCCACCTGCTTCTACGTGCTGCTCGAAGGCACCGTGGTGATGTCCCGGCGGGTCGGCGGCGACGACGTGGAGATCAGCCGGACCTCGCAGCGCGGGGTGTACGCCGGGGCGATGCAGGCCTATCTGAACGGCCGGAACGAGGAGGTCTACAAGGGGTCCGTACGGGTCACCGAGCCCTCCCGCTTCTTCGTGCTGCCGGCGGAGAAGTTCGCCGCCATCCTGCGGGACTGGTTCCCGATGGCCGTGCACCTGCTGGAGGGCATGTTCTTCGGCAGCCAGAACACCCAGCGCACCATCGGGCAGCGCGAGCGGCTCCTCGCGCTCGGCTCGCTGTCCGCGGGTCTCACGCACGAGCTGAACAACCCGGCCGCCGCGGCGGTGCGGGCCACCTCGGCGCTGCGTGACCGGGTGGCGCACATGCGGCAGAAGCTCGGCGTCATCGCGTCCGGCCCCTACGCGCGCGACACGCTGGAGACGCTCGTCGAGATCCAGGAACGGACCGCGGAACAGGTCGCCAAGGCCACGCCGCTGACCCCCATGGAGGCGTCCGACCGGGAGGACGCGCTCGGCGACTGGCTCGACGACCACGACATCGCCGGCGGCTGGCAGCTGGCGCCGACGTTCGTGCAGGCGGGGCTCGACACCGACTGGCTGGACCAGGTCGCGGCGGCGGTGGACGGGCCGACTCTCGAAGGCGCGGTCCGCTGGCTGAACTACACGGTCGAGACCGAACTGCTCATGAACGAGATCGAGGACTCGACCACCCGTATCTCGCACCTGGTGGACGCGGCCAAGCAGTACTCGCAGATGGACCGCGCGCCCTACCAGGTCGCCGACGTGCACGAACTGCTCGACAGCACCCTGATGATGCTCGCCGGCAAGATGGGTTCCGGCATCAAGGTCGCCAAGGAGTACGACCGGTCGCTGCCCCGGATCCCCGCCTATCCCGGCGAGTTGAACCAGGTGTGGACGAACCTCATCGACAACGCCGTCTCGGCGATGGACGGAGAGGGGAAGCTGACGGTGCGCACCGCGCGCGACGGCGACCATGTGCTCGTCGAGTTCCACGACACCGGCTCCGGGGTGCCCGACGAGATCCGTGACCGCATCTTCGACCCGTTCTTCACGACCAAACCGGTGGGTGAGGGCACCGGCCTCGGCCTGGACATCTCCTGGCGGATCGTCGCCAACAAGCACCACGGCAGCCTGGCGGTCCAGTCCACGCCCGGGGACACCCGCTTCCAGGTCCGCCTCCCCCTGACCGGTTCGGACACCCCTGCCGCCCCTGGCACCCCTGACACCTCTGAGGAGTCGACATGA
- a CDS encoding UBP-type zinc finger domain-containing protein, whose protein sequence is MTTPNGIDPSVPPSGTGCTECDASGGWWFHLRRCAQCGHVGCCDDSPSKHATSHAQSTGHPVIQSFEPGENWFWDYDTSELYDSGPELAPPGSHPLDQPTPGPAGRVPANWAETLR, encoded by the coding sequence ATGACCACGCCGAACGGAATCGATCCCTCCGTCCCGCCGAGCGGCACCGGCTGCACCGAGTGCGACGCCTCCGGCGGCTGGTGGTTCCACCTCCGGCGCTGCGCCCAGTGCGGCCATGTCGGCTGCTGCGACGACTCCCCCTCCAAGCACGCCACCTCGCACGCGCAGAGCACCGGACACCCGGTCATCCAGAGCTTCGAGCCCGGCGAGAACTGGTTCTGGGACTACGACACCTCGGAGCTGTACGACTCGGGGCCCGAGCTCGCTCCGCCGGGAAGCCACCCGCTGGACCAGCCCACTCCGGGGCCGGCGGGACGTGTGCCGGCGAACTGGGCCGAGACCCTGCGCTGA
- a CDS encoding serine hydrolase domain-containing protein encodes MSARPLPVSTPAEQGVDASGITAFLDAVESAPDIEPHSLMILRHGHLVASGWWAPYTPERLQLLYSLSKSFTSTAAGLAAAEGLLDLDEPVLSYFPEFDADITDPRSRALLVRHVAAMASGHLVDTWGDAVLLDPKETVRGFLLIPPDREPGTVFAYNQSATYALASIVQKVTGQSLTGWLRTRLFDPLGIGETAWTRNRAGREIGFSGMHAATDAVARLGQLYLGQGVWEGRRILPASWISEATRAHVSTADGSPEGARSDWQQGYGLQFWRSRHGYRGDGAYGQFCVVLPEHDAVIATTAATEQLQELLNLMWRHLLPAFGTAPLPAQDHGGADEALGRRLARLALPPVAATPEPAGRTHVWSDTAFTPAGGHCDAVPTLTRVLVADGDQGRRVTLVEGDTRLDLRLGTGWTLDEGPAPTAVSGGWTDPDTLSVDVLFVETPHRLTVTCSLPDGTFTARWHTTPLHARSLHSLRAPSYPA; translated from the coding sequence ATGAGTGCCCGTCCGCTGCCCGTCAGCACGCCCGCCGAGCAGGGAGTCGACGCCTCCGGGATCACCGCGTTCCTCGACGCCGTCGAGTCCGCCCCGGACATCGAGCCGCACAGCCTGATGATCCTGCGCCACGGGCACCTCGTCGCCTCCGGCTGGTGGGCCCCGTACACGCCCGAGCGCCTGCAACTCCTCTACTCGCTCAGCAAGAGCTTCACGTCCACGGCGGCCGGACTCGCCGCCGCCGAGGGCCTGTTGGACCTCGACGAGCCGGTGCTCTCCTACTTCCCCGAGTTCGACGCGGACATCACCGACCCCCGCAGCCGGGCCCTGCTCGTCCGGCACGTCGCCGCCATGGCCTCCGGGCATCTCGTCGACACCTGGGGCGACGCGGTCCTGCTCGACCCGAAGGAGACCGTCCGGGGCTTCCTGCTGATCCCGCCGGACCGCGAACCGGGGACGGTGTTCGCCTACAACCAGTCCGCCACCTACGCGCTCGCGAGCATCGTCCAGAAGGTGACCGGCCAGTCGCTGACCGGCTGGCTGCGGACGCGGCTGTTCGACCCGCTGGGCATCGGCGAGACGGCCTGGACACGGAACAGGGCCGGCCGGGAGATCGGCTTCAGCGGGATGCACGCGGCGACCGACGCGGTCGCCCGGCTCGGACAGCTCTATCTCGGCCAAGGCGTCTGGGAGGGGCGGCGGATCCTGCCCGCCTCGTGGATCAGCGAGGCCACCCGCGCACACGTCTCCACCGCGGACGGCAGCCCCGAGGGCGCCCGCTCGGACTGGCAGCAGGGGTACGGGCTCCAGTTCTGGCGGTCGCGGCACGGCTACCGGGGCGACGGCGCGTACGGACAGTTCTGCGTCGTCCTGCCCGAGCACGACGCGGTGATCGCCACGACCGCGGCGACCGAGCAGCTGCAGGAGCTGCTGAACCTGATGTGGCGGCATCTGCTGCCCGCCTTCGGAACCGCGCCGCTGCCGGCCCAGGACCACGGCGGAGCCGACGAGGCCCTGGGGCGGCGCCTCGCCCGGCTCGCCCTCCCGCCGGTCGCCGCGACCCCCGAACCGGCCGGACGGACCCACGTGTGGTCGGACACGGCCTTCACCCCGGCGGGCGGACACTGCGACGCGGTTCCGACCCTCACGCGGGTGCTCGTGGCCGACGGCGACCAGGGCCGGCGCGTCACGCTGGTGGAGGGCGACACGCGGCTCGACCTGCGGCTGGGAACCGGCTGGACCCTCGACGAGGGGCCGGCGCCCACGGCGGTCAGCGGCGGCTGGACCGACCCGGACACCCTGAGCGTCGACGTGCTGTTCGTGGAGACCCCGCACCGCCTCACCGTGACCTGCTCGCTCCCCGACGGGACGTTCACCGCGCGCTGGCACACCACCCCGCTGCACGCGCGTTCCCTGCACTCTCTGCGAGCACCCTCGTACCCGGCGTGA
- a CDS encoding serine/threonine protein kinase → MAMVTVHDSAGELVAGRYLLLDVVLREEGRTCWLGQDSALRRPVVLTWSRVAAPAGEESAAGSEASASGDALRGETEGRAADRILRAARVLGAACPGRVAAVLDVIEEPGSVWTVTERPPGTPLTDLLSGGPVGHVRAARVGLGVLDVLAAAHAEGLPHGELGPGQVWTDEFGTVTVTGFGQADSGDAPRLTAPAYASPEQARGEGGAAAADLWALGAMMYAMTEGRPAVRDRGRLDATLRAVDRLPIRAPLRAGPLAPAVQGLLRWDPVERIPDTVVRESLTRILRQDLEEAEAPGPPNVFCGPGTDVADRRAGARRVGHAPGGRLTGRPVLLGGALVATVAVLTVLAVTGGLPGGDTSGASAATSAPSRSAGALPPGPVPTAPVAPSGRTPSGSPSGSPSSSPSPSGGAGGRLPDGFVTYRAAQGFSVALPRGWKPVETQSSGDLSYRVTFGASGDPRTLAVTYSTQLGPDPVAVWTDLEPALRADTAGYRRVGAIRAVTYRGMKGADMEWYSGSGDERLRTFGRGFLVGGHRGFSLRWTTPAVDRGTTADRRALDAVLTSFRPPVG, encoded by the coding sequence ATGGCGATGGTCACGGTGCACGACTCAGCGGGCGAGCTGGTCGCCGGGAGATACCTGCTGCTCGACGTCGTCCTGCGCGAGGAGGGCCGGACCTGCTGGCTCGGCCAGGACTCCGCCCTGCGCCGGCCGGTCGTCCTGACCTGGTCGCGCGTGGCGGCCCCGGCGGGCGAGGAGTCCGCCGCGGGAAGCGAGGCGTCGGCGTCCGGGGACGCTCTACGCGGGGAGACCGAAGGGCGGGCCGCCGACCGCATCCTGCGGGCGGCCCGGGTTCTCGGGGCCGCCTGTCCCGGCCGGGTGGCCGCGGTCCTCGACGTGATCGAGGAGCCCGGTTCCGTGTGGACGGTCACCGAACGGCCCCCCGGCACCCCACTGACCGACCTTCTCTCGGGCGGTCCCGTCGGGCACGTCCGGGCGGCCCGCGTCGGACTCGGCGTCCTCGACGTCCTCGCCGCCGCCCACGCCGAGGGGCTGCCGCACGGGGAGCTCGGTCCGGGACAGGTCTGGACGGACGAGTTCGGCACGGTCACGGTGACCGGCTTCGGCCAGGCGGATTCCGGGGACGCGCCGCGTCTCACGGCTCCCGCGTACGCCTCTCCCGAACAGGCCCGCGGTGAGGGCGGCGCAGCGGCGGCCGACCTGTGGGCACTGGGCGCCATGATGTACGCGATGACCGAGGGACGGCCCGCCGTCCGGGACCGGGGCCGGCTGGACGCGACGCTCCGGGCGGTCGACCGGCTGCCGATCAGGGCGCCGCTGCGCGCCGGACCGCTCGCGCCGGCCGTCCAGGGCCTGCTGCGCTGGGACCCCGTGGAACGGATTCCGGACACCGTCGTGCGCGAGTCCCTGACCCGCATTCTCCGGCAGGACCTCGAAGAGGCCGAAGCGCCCGGGCCGCCGAACGTGTTCTGCGGTCCCGGCACCGACGTCGCGGACCGGCGGGCGGGTGCGCGCCGCGTGGGACACGCGCCGGGAGGGCGGCTCACCGGCCGGCCCGTGCTGCTGGGCGGCGCGCTCGTCGCCACGGTCGCGGTCCTCACGGTGCTCGCGGTGACGGGCGGCCTGCCGGGCGGGGACACGTCCGGCGCGTCCGCCGCCACGTCCGCGCCGTCGCGGTCCGCCGGCGCACTGCCGCCGGGTCCGGTCCCCACGGCCCCCGTCGCACCCTCCGGCCGCACTCCTTCGGGCTCGCCGTCGGGCTCTCCGTCGAGCTCTCCGTCGCCGTCCGGCGGCGCCGGCGGGAGGCTGCCGGACGGTTTCGTCACCTATCGGGCGGCCCAGGGCTTCTCCGTCGCCCTTCCGCGGGGGTGGAAGCCCGTGGAAACGCAGTCGTCGGGCGATCTCTCGTACCGGGTCACCTTCGGCGCGAGCGGCGACCCGCGCACCCTGGCCGTCACGTACAGCACACAGCTCGGGCCGGATCCGGTCGCCGTGTGGACCGACCTGGAGCCCGCGCTGCGCGCCGACACCGCCGGATACCGACGGGTGGGCGCCATCCGGGCCGTGACCTACCGCGGGATGAAGGGCGCCGACATGGAGTGGTACTCGGGTTCCGGGGACGAGCGGCTGCGTACGTTCGGACGGGGATTCCTCGTCGGCGGTCACCGGGGCTTCTCGCTGCGCTGGACGACCCCCGCGGTGGACCGGGGCACGACGGCGGACCGGCGGGCCCTGGACGCCGTGCTCACGTCCTTCCGGCCCCCGGTGGGCTGA
- the tgmB gene encoding ATP-grasp ribosomal peptide maturase: MTVLILTAEQDVTADMVVAKLHERGVPMVRLDPADLPGKAVLSADYAHGDFDGYLSVNGHVLSMGGLRSVWVRRPGEPAAHAAEPSAWLTAETRQALFGMLYSASTRWMNHPRRAEQARHKPWQLRVAHSSGFAVPPTVITTAPRVAQQFVQEYRDVVVKSASGPPPGEPRVALPTTLVGPDTDFSGVAAGPALLQRYIPKRADIRLTAIGNRMFAARKTAEPGQVDGRFGETENGWEPLAAVPERIGRAVHDYLVFTGLAYAAFDFAEDADGVWWFLECNQGGQFGFVELETGQPIADEVALWLALRRPDFRIPEGH, encoded by the coding sequence ATGACGGTTCTCATTCTCACGGCCGAGCAGGACGTCACCGCCGACATGGTGGTGGCCAAACTGCATGAGCGGGGCGTGCCCATGGTGCGCCTCGACCCAGCCGACCTGCCCGGCAAGGCGGTGCTCTCCGCCGACTACGCCCACGGTGACTTCGACGGCTACCTGTCGGTCAACGGCCATGTGCTCAGCATGGGAGGCCTGCGCTCCGTATGGGTGCGCAGGCCGGGCGAGCCGGCGGCGCACGCCGCCGAGCCCTCCGCGTGGCTCACCGCCGAGACGCGGCAGGCCCTGTTCGGCATGCTCTACTCCGCTTCGACCCGCTGGATGAACCACCCGCGCCGCGCCGAACAGGCGCGGCACAAGCCGTGGCAGCTGCGGGTGGCGCACAGCAGCGGATTCGCGGTGCCGCCCACGGTCATCACGACCGCTCCCCGGGTGGCGCAGCAGTTCGTCCAGGAGTACCGGGACGTCGTGGTGAAGTCCGCCTCGGGACCGCCGCCCGGCGAACCCCGGGTGGCCCTGCCGACCACACTCGTCGGACCGGACACGGACTTCTCCGGCGTCGCGGCCGGTCCCGCGCTGCTCCAGCGGTACATCCCCAAGCGGGCCGACATCCGGCTCACCGCGATCGGCAACCGGATGTTCGCGGCCCGCAAGACCGCCGAGCCCGGTCAGGTGGACGGCCGGTTCGGTGAGACGGAGAACGGCTGGGAGCCGCTGGCGGCCGTGCCCGAGCGCATCGGGCGCGCGGTCCACGACTACCTCGTCTTCACCGGACTCGCCTACGCGGCCTTCGACTTCGCCGAGGACGCGGACGGCGTGTGGTGGTTCCTGGAGTGCAACCAGGGCGGCCAGTTCGGGTTCGTCGAACTGGAGACCGGTCAGCCCATCGCGGACGAGGTCGCCCTGTGGCTGGCGCTGCGAAGACCCGACTTCCGGATTCCGGAAGGACATTGA
- the tgmA gene encoding putative ATP-grasp-modified RiPP produces MRPFTLNYALPSGQSAAIPPYHFDAALQLNVLPDGRPAVTDRALLLATGTTTSTAGSQTHFDD; encoded by the coding sequence GTGCGACCGTTCACTCTCAACTACGCCCTGCCCTCAGGGCAGTCGGCCGCAATACCCCCGTACCACTTCGATGCGGCCCTGCAACTGAACGTGCTGCCCGACGGCCGCCCGGCCGTCACCGATCGCGCGCTGCTGCTGGCGACCGGCACCACGACGTCGACGGCCGGTTCCCAGACGCACTTCGACGACTGA